One Candidatus Brocadiia bacterium genomic window, GCCGGACCAGTCGATGTTCTTGACCGGGCCGCTGTTGCAGGCGGCGATGGACAGTGACAGGATAACGGACAGTGTGATTATTCTGCGCATGAAAGACCTCCTCTTATTTAGAATTGAGGGGCATTAAACAATTACCGGCGGGGTGGGTCAAGAAATATAGCCACTCTATGAACCCTGACGGGTTTCAGAGCAAGAACCCGGAACGGGCAGATTACACAGATTAAATATAAAATATAAAAATGCAAAATAGAATACGAAGATTTAACCGCGGATTGGGCGGATTGTGCAGATTATTGAATTACTGTCGTACCATATCAATAAGGTGCCGGGAAATGCTAATGGCAGAAGCTACGTAAAAATATATTCCGATTAGTATAAGTATTCCTGAAAGAATGTATTTAGCTGCTTTTAATTTATTCTCGTTTAGGCGTTTTTTTACAAGAGAATAAAGACCCCACAGCAACAATACTTCAATAAGAAATGCTGTAAGGAGTACCACACTGCTTAATATGGGGTGTGCAATAATGTTGATAGAAGTATAAAGTTCAAACGGAATGTACCCTAAAATGACAAAACCACCAATAAAGATAAATAGTTGCCCAATAAGGTAAATAACGATCCATAACGGCTTTAGTAATCCCTGCTTTAATAGTAGCTTGTACTTTGGGATAATCGTATTGCAATTCCTGCAGTATTGTTTGGATAAAATGGCTCCTGCTAAAGAATCAATAGTTATTTTGCTCTTGCATTTTAAACAGCGGATAGAAAATGAACCAAATAACACTACGGGCCAAAAGAGCAAAGCCAGCGCTATAAAACCGTCATAAGATTCTAGTAATTGGATTTGCCCATAATAAGCAAAATTCGCCCATATAAATATACCGATTAAACAAAGCCATATGGCTAAAATAATAATGTTTTTCATGGCTGTATTTTATTTTCCGGTTTTTCCGCGCCATTCCTCCTGGACCAGTTTGGCGATTTTGTCGACCTTGTCTGTTTCCTTTACATCTATCCACTTGACTTCGGGGAACTTGTGGAACCAGGATATCTGGCGCCGGGCGAAGTGGCGGCTGTTCTTTTTGACCGTGTCTATGGCTTCGGTTAGTGGTATGCCATCCTTAATATGGGCGATGACCTCTTTGTAGCCGACGGCCTGGGCGGCTTGGGGGCTGAGCTTCTTGTATTTACGGAGCAGGGACTTGACCTCTTTGACCAGCCCTTGTTCGAACATCCGGTTGACCCGGTCGTTTATCCTCTGGTAGAGCTCGTCCCGGTCGCGTTCCAGCCCGATTATCCGGACCGGATAGCGGAGTGTCTGTGACTTGAAGTGGGTCTGGAGCTTTGATATGGGCTGTCCGGTTAGGCGGAAGACCTCGAGCGCCCGGATAATGCGCTTTAGGTCGTTGGGGTGGAGCTGTTCGGCCTTGGCCGGGTCGACCCGGGCCAGTTGTTTGTGCAGGTGTTCCGGGCCTTTGGTTTGGGACAGTCCTTCGAGCTCCTGCCGGATGTCATTGTCTTGCGCCGGGCCGGTGAACATTCCGTAAAGGAGGACCTTAAGATACATAGGCGTGCCCACGGCCAGCAGGGGCAGTTTGCCTTTTTTAGTTATCTTTGCCATAGCCGCTTCGCAGTCTTGCAGGAACTGGGCGGCGTTGTAGGTCTGGTTGGGGTCGACTATGTCTATGAGGTGGTAAGGAACGGCTTTACGCTGTGCCGTGGTGGGCTTGGCCGTGCCGATATTCATCCGGCAATATATTTTCATGGAGTCGACGGAGATGATTTCTGCATTGAGCTTGGGCGCCAGGCACCGGGCCAAGGCGTTCTTGCCGGAACAGGTCGGGCCGAGGATTATGTGGAGCATACTGATTTAGTATGGATAGGGCGGCTTGCGGTCGCCTTCCTCGTCGTAGTCGATGGTCCGTTCCAGTTTATGCTTGATGTCGTCGATGCTGTGCTTGGGCGCGAACCGGGTGTGCAGCCAGTAGCCGATGTAGAGCATAAACGAGACGATGATGATGAACTCGAATGGGCTGAGGTGCTTGGGCGTGATGCAGGCGTTGAGGGTGTCGATGACGCCGGTGAGCATGCCCTGGACGATGTAGATTTTCTGGTACTTGGCCAGGAAGTCCACGGAAATCTTCAGGCCGCTGACAAGTATCAGTGAGGCGGCGAAGATAGAGCCGATGAAGCCGATGCCCGGACCGAGCATTCCGCTGATGAGCCGGTTCATCACCCGCCAGACCAGCCAGGTCAGCGCGGCGGTGGTGGCCAGCGAGAACAGGAACGCGACGATGCTGTCGATGATGTGTATGGTCGATGGTTCGCTCATATCAGGTCTCCTTATTTGAATATCACTGCTATGAATTTATCGCGCCGGGGAAATATGTCAAGAATTTATGCCAATTCAGGGTTGACTATTCTTAATGATGATTATGTTGACTACCTATTAGTTTTGTTAATCTCTTATGTCAGATATGGATAAAGCATTCGAGTTCAAGGTCATCAAGAAGGATAAATCATCCGGCGCGCGGGCCGGTGAGTTCCGGACTCCGCACGGGACGTTCCGGACGCCGGTGTTCATGCCGGTGGGCAGCCAGGCCACGGTCAAGTCGCTATCGCCGGAACAGCTCAAGTCGGTTGACGTGCAGATCCTGCTGTGCAACGCCTACCACCTGTCCAAGCGACCGGGGGAAAAGATTATCAGGGAGATGGGCGGTCTGCATAAGTTCATGGGCTGGGACCGGCCGATACTGACCGACAGCGGCGGGTTTCAGGTGTTTTCACTGGCCAAGCCGGACCGAGCAGCCGGGAAGTCGGGCGGTTTGGTGCGCTTGAGCGATGACGGTGTGGAGTTTCGCGAGCCGATCAGCGGCGATACGGTGTTTTTCACGCCGGAGCGGGTGATTGAGATAGAGGAGGCGCTTGGGCCGGATATCATCATGCCGTTTGACCAGCCGGTGCCGTATCCGAGCAGTTATTCGGATGCCAAGTCGGCGCTGGAGCGGACGCTCAAGTGGGCGCAGCGGTCGTTGGACGCCAAACGGCGCGACGACCAGATGCTGTTCGGCATCGTTCAGGGCGGAACTTATAAGGACCTGCGCAAGGAATCGGTCGAGGCGCTCAAGGCAATGGGTTTCAAGGGATTCGCCATCGGCGGCTTGAGCGTGGGCGAGGATAGCTCGGTCATGTTCGAGACGCTCGAGCCGCTGATGGAGCTGCTGCCCGAGGACGCGCCCCGGTACCTGATGGGCGTGGGCACGCCGGAGGATATCGCCCGGGCCATCAAGCTGGGCGTGGATATGTTCGACTGCGTCCTGCCCAGCCGCAACGGACGCAACGGCTGGGCGTTTACCTCGCAGGGCGTGGTCCGGATTAGGAACCTGCAGTACCAGACAGATAAGTCGCCGCTCGACCCGGACTGCGACTGCTATACCTGCCGTAATTTTACCAAATCATACCTGAGGCACCTGTTTCAGGCTGAGGAGATACTCGGGCTGTCTTTGATGTCACTCCATAACATCCGTTATTACCAGAAGCTGGTGTTCGTGCTGAGGGACGGAATCAGCGGTTGAATTATTGGGTAATTATTTGACTTGTTTTCTTTATTGTCTACCATAAGCCCAAAAGGAGATAAATTATATGACTAAGATTGCCAGAAATATCACGGCCGGGGTGTTGTTGGTGGTTTTAGGATTGGCCAGTATCGGCGCAGCGGACAAGAAATCCAATGCGGTCAGCGACAGCTGGTATGATCTCATGTACCAGGGGCAGAAGATAGGGCATGCCCATTCGCTGGTGGAGAAGGTCAAATACCAGGGCAAGGATTGTTATAAATTCACCGAGGAACAGCAGTTAAAGATTCAGTCCGGGCAGGGCGAGGCAATTGAACAGTCCGAGATTATGACCTGTTATACCAGCCTGGATTTTGTACCCATCCAGATGACCAAGACGGAAAAGAGCAAGGACCGCCAGCGCAATGTCGAGGTGGTCGTGGCGGCCGGCAAGATAATATTCAAGGGTGGGCAGCAGGACAAGGCCATAAACTTCGAGAAGGGCGTGGTTTTTGCGGTCAACGGGCTGTTGCTCAAGAATAAGGGGTTGCTCAAGCCCAACGCCAGCGCCACATTCAAGGTCATTTCCGAAGGTTCACAGAGTATCAACACCGAGAATATAAAGGTGGTAAGACAGGATAAAGTAAAAACCGGCGCCAAGGAAGAGACGGTTTTTGTAGTCGAGTCGACTAGGTCGGACAAGCCGGGCGAATTGCTTACCATAGTTGTTGATTCCAAGGGCGTAGAGCGGATGATTGAGGGGTCGGGGTTGAAGATGGAATTGACCTCGGAAGAGAACGCTAAAAATCAGGAAAAGGCCGGGACGATATCAAGTTCGTTGAAGACCAATTTCAGCGTGCCTTTTACCGGGCGGATATCAGCCATGCGGATGAAGATGGTTCTGTCCAAGGAGTCGGACGCGATTATCCCGGAGACCGAGTATCAGGAAGTGACCGGGCAGAAGACGGAGTACCAGGTGGTTTTGAAGGAAATCCGGGTCGGCCCGGACAGCACGGTGAGCTTGCCGGTCAAGGACGGCGCTTTCAAGAAGTATCTGGAGCAGACGCCGCGGATAACCTGCAACGACCCTGTTATTACAGCCAAGACCAAGGATATAGTTAAGGGCGAGACGGACGGGTTTAAGGCGGTTAAACTGCTTACCGATTGGATTTATAAGAACGTCAAGATAGGTGAAGGCGGAGCGGCCACTAAATTGGCCAAGGACATACTCAAGGACAAGGAGGGCAACAGCGAGGAGTTCGCGATTCTTTTCAGCTCGCTGGCCCGGGCGGCCGGATTGCCGACGCGCAATGTCATAGGTTTTATGTATATCAGCGGCGACTTCAACACGCACTATTGGAACGAGGTTTACCTGGGCAAATGGCTGCCGGTCGACACCATGGTCAACCGGGTCGGTTGTCCGGCCATATACATAAAAATGGGCGAGGACGACGACGGCCGCGAGGAATCGAACGTATCGGCCAAGATGAATAAGCTTTTGGGAATGGCCAAGATGAACATAGAGTCATTCAACGACCAGGACCGCAAGATTGAG contains:
- the miaA gene encoding tRNA (adenosine(37)-N6)-dimethylallyltransferase MiaA, which translates into the protein MLHIILGPTCSGKNALARCLAPKLNAEIISVDSMKIYCRMNIGTAKPTTAQRKAVPYHLIDIVDPNQTYNAAQFLQDCEAAMAKITKKGKLPLLAVGTPMYLKVLLYGMFTGPAQDNDIRQELEGLSQTKGPEHLHKQLARVDPAKAEQLHPNDLKRIIRALEVFRLTGQPISKLQTHFKSQTLRYPVRIIGLERDRDELYQRINDRVNRMFEQGLVKEVKSLLRKYKKLSPQAAQAVGYKEVIAHIKDGIPLTEAIDTVKKNSRHFARRQISWFHKFPEVKWIDVKETDKVDKIAKLVQEEWRGKTGK
- a CDS encoding transglutaminase domain-containing protein gives rise to the protein MTKIARNITAGVLLVVLGLASIGAADKKSNAVSDSWYDLMYQGQKIGHAHSLVEKVKYQGKDCYKFTEEQQLKIQSGQGEAIEQSEIMTCYTSLDFVPIQMTKTEKSKDRQRNVEVVVAAGKIIFKGGQQDKAINFEKGVVFAVNGLLLKNKGLLKPNASATFKVISEGSQSINTENIKVVRQDKVKTGAKEETVFVVESTRSDKPGELLTIVVDSKGVERMIEGSGLKMELTSEENAKNQEKAGTISSSLKTNFSVPFTGRISAMRMKMVLSKESDAIIPETEYQEVTGQKTEYQVVLKEIRVGPDSTVSLPVKDGAFKKYLEQTPRITCNDPVITAKTKDIVKGETDGFKAVKLLTDWIYKNVKIGEGGAATKLAKDILKDKEGNSEEFAILFSSLARAAGLPTRNVIGFMYISGDFNTHYWNEVYLGKWLPVDTMVNRVGCPAIYIKMGEDDDGREESNVSAKMNKLLGMAKMNIESFNDQDRKIEIAEPEKFLSESEELIENALLGMSMPKPSGWKVKNKSLESVTLIGAGEAKIIVSGIEIAEELTRDLFNKTFKEIAYQFFENFSANAIKQTTINGNSAYECLFTGKIQDISIKNIFILTQGNGKTFFIFLSVADERFGEVEGDFKTVVSGLKF
- the tgt gene encoding tRNA guanosine(34) transglycosylase Tgt, producing the protein MDKAFEFKVIKKDKSSGARAGEFRTPHGTFRTPVFMPVGSQATVKSLSPEQLKSVDVQILLCNAYHLSKRPGEKIIREMGGLHKFMGWDRPILTDSGGFQVFSLAKPDRAAGKSGGLVRLSDDGVEFREPISGDTVFFTPERVIEIEEALGPDIIMPFDQPVPYPSSYSDAKSALERTLKWAQRSLDAKRRDDQMLFGIVQGGTYKDLRKESVEALKAMGFKGFAIGGLSVGEDSSVMFETLEPLMELLPEDAPRYLMGVGTPEDIARAIKLGVDMFDCVLPSRNGRNGWAFTSQGVVRIRNLQYQTDKSPLDPDCDCYTCRNFTKSYLRHLFQAEEILGLSLMSLHNIRYYQKLVFVLRDGISG